The genomic DNA TATATTTTCTTTGCGTTTATTTGTTTTTGAGGGATTATGTTTTATAAAAAATAAACTTATAAAAATCGCTATAAATGAGACTGAATTTAGAAAAAAACAGGCCGCTAGTCCAAATTTAGTCATAACTATACCGGCAAAAAAAGGACCCATGATCCTAGCTATGTTTACAGACATTGAGTTTAGTGCAACCGCATTGGGAATATCTCCTTTGTCGTCTATTAATTCATATAAAAACGACTGTCTGCAAGGCGAATCAAGACAATTACAAAGACCTGTTAAAAATGCTAAAAATAGTATAATAGGATACGATGCAAAACCAAAAACAACACTAAGAGCAAAGATTAGAGATGTTAAACAAAGTCCTGTTTGGGTAATTTTTAGTATAAGTTTTTTATCAATTTTATCTAATAGCGCACCTGAAAATAGCGAAAAAACAAGAAGCGGCAAAAACTGTACTGCGGCTACTATACCAACTAACGTAGCGTTATTTGTAACTTCAAGCGCCAGCCAAGGCTGAGCGATATTTTGCATCCAAGTTCCTGTTTGAGATATCATCATCCCGAACCAGTATAGCCTGAAATTTCTGTATTTTAACGCTTTTAGCGGATTTGAAAATTTATTTGGCACAGCTTCTTCTTGAGTAATTTATATCTATTTTATCAAAATATAGGTTAATAGTGATTGAATGTTCTATTTAAGTAAATTTTCTAAGCTTTTATTGTAAAATGATGATAAAAAAGAGTTTTTATGGATAAATTTGCAAAACGTATAATTCCTTGTTTGGATGTAAATAATGGACGCGTGGTAAAAGGTATAAATTTCGTAGGACTTCGCGACGCAGGAGATCCGGTCGAAGTTGCCAAACGCTACAACGACGAAGGCGCTGATGAGCTTTGTTTTTTAGACATCACTGCAAGTAGCGACGGTAGAGATACTATCGTACATGTAGTAGAAGAAGTAGCAAGGCAGCTTTTTATACCTCTAACAGTCGGCGGCGGTATAAGAAAAATAGATGATATCTCAAGACTTTTAAACGTAGGTTGCGATAAAGTAAGTCTAAACTCCGCAGCCATTCACAATCCAAATTTGATAAGCGAAGCTGCAAATAAATTCGGCTCACAATGCGTAGTCGTAGCTATAGACGTAAAAAAAGTGGACGGGAGCTATCACGTATTTATAAACGGCGGTAGAGTAGATACTAAAATCGACGCTTATGAATGGGCAAAAAAAGTTTATGAACTAGGCGCAGGAGAGATACTGCTAACTTCTATGGATAGCGACGGCACAAAAAACGGCTACGACCTTGAAGTCACATCTAAAATATCAAATTTAGTCGGCATCCCGGTCATCGCAAGCGGTGGTGCCGGAACTATGGAGCATATCTTAGAAGCGTTTAAATTCGGCGCTGACGCTGCGCTTGCTGCAAGTATATTTCACTATAAAGAGATAGAAATATCGGAGCTCAAAAAATACCTTTTAGCAAACGATATCGGAGTTAGAATTTGATAGTTTGCGCCGGACTTAATGAGAGTTTTGAATTTGCCGTTCCGATAGGTGTAGGAATCGCAAGCTCAGCTATAAATTTAACTAAATTATTAACTGCAAATAAAGCAGACGAGATCATTTTTGTGGGAACTTGCGGATTATATAAAGATGGAAATCTTTTAGATATTTATGAGAGTAAAACAGCCGTAAATTTAGAAATTTCGTCCTTGCTTGGACTTTCATATTCTCCACTATTTTCTTCGCCGATTGTGCAAAATTTGAAATATGTTTCACAAGAAACATTGATAACGAACTCATCAAATTTTATAACAACGAATAGAGATATCGCACAAAAATTTAGCAAACTTGGACTTTTTATG from Campylobacter fetus subsp. fetus includes the following:
- a CDS encoding MFS transporter; its protein translation is MPNKFSNPLKALKYRNFRLYWFGMMISQTGTWMQNIAQPWLALEVTNNATLVGIVAAVQFLPLLVFSLFSGALLDKIDKKLILKITQTGLCLTSLIFALSVVFGFASYPIILFLAFLTGLCNCLDSPCRQSFLYELIDDKGDIPNAVALNSMSVNIARIMGPFFAGIVMTKFGLAACFFLNSVSFIAIFISLFFIKHNPSKTNKRKENILKSIFSGFHYIKKREILISPLIVVLIVGTFLPNYNVTISSLSKYSLSGAEDTFAYLMAFLGIGSFFGALWVAFTSKNISYKTVKIMPFIAATFLIAIGLSRDFTTAGVFLAMTGFSFMICVSTINSLLQLNSREDFRGRVMSVYILFFLGSTPIGAVISGVLASKFGAGMALVICGFCVYILLIIWWIIKSYYLNLKIKFN
- a CDS encoding purine-nucleoside phosphorylase — protein: MIVCAGLNESFEFAVPIGVGIASSAINLTKLLTANKADEIIFVGTCGLYKDGNLLDIYESKTAVNLEISSLLGLSYSPLFSSPIVQNLKYVSQETLITNSSNFITTNRDIAQKFSKLGLFMENMELYSVLETAKQFKIPARGILCATNFCEPNAHNEFIKNHKKAKLNLEKYLKERDII
- the hisF gene encoding imidazole glycerol phosphate synthase subunit HisF translates to MDKFAKRIIPCLDVNNGRVVKGINFVGLRDAGDPVEVAKRYNDEGADELCFLDITASSDGRDTIVHVVEEVARQLFIPLTVGGGIRKIDDISRLLNVGCDKVSLNSAAIHNPNLISEAANKFGSQCVVVAIDVKKVDGSYHVFINGGRVDTKIDAYEWAKKVYELGAGEILLTSMDSDGTKNGYDLEVTSKISNLVGIPVIASGGAGTMEHILEAFKFGADAALAASIFHYKEIEISELKKYLLANDIGVRI